A genomic region of Leptotrichia hofstadii contains the following coding sequences:
- a CDS encoding DKNYY domain-containing protein, whose translation MKKILLKIVIFLIFVNVGFGDVAQIIGDYYSIDRGKVYYKNKILEGANPKTAELIGFSLLKDDKNVYYMGEKIKDVKIENPETFEFLSDTINTDSLDVFDNLSFFIFARGQDPLL comes from the coding sequence GTGAAAAAAATTTTGTTGAAAATAGTGATATTTTTGATTTTTGTAAATGTGGGATTTGGAGATGTTGCACAAATTATAGGAGATTATTATTCGATAGATAGAGGAAAAGTTTATTACAAAAATAAAATTTTGGAAGGAGCAAATCCGAAAACTGCTGAGTTGATAGGATTTTCTCTTTTAAAAGATGATAAGAATGTTTATTACATGGGTGAAAAAATAAAAGATGTAAAAATTGAAAATCCTGAAACATTTGAATTTTTATCAGATACTATAAATACTGATTCATTAGATGTGTTCGATAACCTAAGTTTTTTTATTTTCGCAAGGGGTCAAGACCCCTTGCTTTAG
- a CDS encoding SH3 domain-containing protein: MKLKNFKFRNIFFCCFLLLVSMLSFGQNKKSDEIILTDDGVILDLKGTFKINWDKSDSDVPCSAIEYGEMLFYPDNKDIVNGKAIVLRLRDFDYNNPDIYENNENYEKEAAKEEKIITETLKKNFPEEYQKMQKIRKGEFEVPATVKIKKVLPYTECDFTTVYAYATELKRVAGAKSKITEIKTKKSKDFEEEFSNLNEPFDLKKYEVSSKDGYTNLREKPTTNSRTVSKMDNRTVVKYITKSGDWYYIFDVEYPDESNKLTKTKEYRGFIHKSQLKKYVD, encoded by the coding sequence ATGAAACTTAAAAATTTTAAATTTAGAAATATTTTCTTTTGTTGCTTTCTTCTGCTAGTTTCTATGCTTTCTTTTGGACAAAATAAGAAATCTGATGAAATTATTTTGACTGATGATGGAGTAATTTTGGATTTGAAGGGAACATTTAAAATTAATTGGGATAAAAGTGATTCAGATGTGCCCTGTTCTGCAATAGAATATGGCGAGATGCTGTTTTATCCTGATAATAAGGATATTGTGAATGGGAAAGCGATAGTTTTGAGGCTTAGGGATTTTGACTATAATAATCCAGATATATATGAAAATAATGAAAATTATGAAAAAGAAGCTGCTAAGGAAGAGAAAATTATTACTGAAACATTGAAGAAAAATTTTCCAGAAGAGTATCAAAAAATGCAAAAAATTCGTAAAGGGGAATTTGAAGTTCCAGCGACAGTTAAGATAAAAAAGGTTTTGCCATATACAGAATGTGATTTTACGACGGTTTATGCTTATGCTACGGAATTGAAGAGGGTGGCTGGTGCGAAATCTAAAATTACTGAAATTAAAACGAAAAAATCGAAGGATTTTGAAGAAGAATTTTCAAATCTGAATGAACCGTTTGATTTGAAAAAATATGAAGTGAGCTCAAAGGACGGATACACGAATTTGCGAGAAAAGCCGACAACAAACTCGAGAACTGTTTCAAAAATGGACAATAGAACTGTTGTGAAATATATTACGAAATCTGGCGACTGGTATTATATTTTTGATGTTGAGTATCCTGATGAAAGTAATAAGCTTACAAAAACTAAGGAATATAGAGGATTTATCCATAAGAGCCAGTTGAAAAAATATGTTGATTAG
- a CDS encoding endonuclease/exonuclease/phosphatase family protein, with translation MEFRIMTYNIYGARLADGKKLAKSIKKYKPDFVALQEVDKNTKRSNFRDVTQDFALELGYNYYYFQKAMDFDKGEFGIAFVSRYDVKNIYVHELPSAGNEKRQVLAAQINSSKYKKHILVINTHLDYEPAVKSTQIDDLMTVIDYFKGDIKFLCGDFNLLPTTEHYRKITENWNDTYFEGKDLENKSNLENRNLETQRIDYIMAKKYANYRTKQSFFINDDSQEWTKLSDHLPYMAVFEVE, from the coding sequence ATGGAATTTAGAATAATGACTTACAATATTTATGGAGCAAGGCTTGCTGATGGTAAGAAATTGGCAAAAAGCATAAAAAAATATAAGCCTGATTTTGTTGCATTGCAGGAAGTTGATAAAAATACTAAAAGAAGTAATTTTCGTGACGTAACGCAGGATTTTGCACTTGAACTTGGGTATAATTATTATTATTTTCAAAAGGCAATGGATTTTGACAAAGGGGAGTTTGGAATTGCGTTTGTTTCAAGATACGATGTGAAAAATATATATGTTCACGAGCTGCCGTCTGCTGGAAATGAAAAAAGACAGGTTTTGGCAGCACAAATTAACAGTTCAAAATATAAAAAACATATTTTGGTTATAAATACACATCTGGATTATGAGCCTGCAGTAAAAAGTACCCAAATTGACGATTTGATGACAGTTATAGATTATTTTAAGGGAGATATAAAATTTCTATGTGGTGATTTTAACCTTTTGCCAACGACAGAGCATTATCGTAAAATTACTGAAAACTGGAATGACACTTATTTTGAAGGCAAGGACTTGGAAAATAAATCAAATCTTGAAAACAGGAATCTTGAAACACAGAGAATTGATTATATAATGGCAAAAAAATATGCAAATTACAGAACTAAGCAAAGTTTTTTTATAAATGATGATTCGCAGGAATGGACAAAGCTGTCGGATCATTTGCCGTATATGGCGGTTTTTGAAGTGGAATAA
- a CDS encoding GntR family transcriptional regulator yields the protein MSKYKEVYNNIKKQIKDGKLKPKDYLKKEADFAKEYSCSVLTVRKALALLESEGYIQKIKGKRSVVLEKGDLKNISLTSIQTFQELNKIKNIDVKANLVSLYIVQGVEELMEKFNVSKTADFYKVVRTYSLDGETVQYATSYFDRKIVTYLNDEIASKSIYEYLENELNLKISYSRREIKFRSATDEERRHINLENIDRVVVIETYAYLSNGNLFQYETITYHPDKFTFTAIAKR from the coding sequence ATGAGTAAATATAAAGAAGTATATAACAATATAAAAAAACAAATTAAAGATGGAAAATTAAAGCCAAAAGATTATTTAAAAAAGGAAGCAGATTTTGCCAAAGAATATTCCTGTTCGGTGCTTACTGTGAGAAAAGCGCTTGCTTTACTGGAATCGGAAGGATATATTCAAAAAATAAAAGGTAAAAGGTCAGTTGTGCTTGAAAAAGGGGATTTGAAAAATATTTCGCTTACTTCAATACAGACATTTCAGGAATTGAATAAGATAAAAAATATAGATGTCAAGGCAAATTTAGTTAGTCTATATATAGTACAAGGTGTCGAGGAACTGATGGAAAAATTTAATGTTTCTAAAACTGCTGATTTTTACAAGGTTGTCCGTACTTATTCCTTGGATGGCGAAACTGTGCAGTATGCCACTTCTTATTTTGATAGAAAAATAGTCACTTATCTGAATGATGAAATAGCTAGCAAGTCTATTTATGAATATCTGGAAAATGAACTAAATTTAAAAATATCCTATTCAAGACGGGAAATAAAGTTTAGAAGTGCAACAGATGAGGAAAGACGGCATATAAATCTTGAAAATATTGACAGAGTTGTAGTTATTGAAACTTACGCCTATTTATCCAACGGAAATCTTTTCCAATATGAAACAATAACTTATCATCCTGATAAATTTACTTTTACTGCAATTGCTAAAAGATAG
- a CDS encoding SDR family oxidoreductase, translating into MAVKNKVVIVTGASSGIGRATAKLLGESGAKVVLAARNEDKLQQAVAEIKEKGGEATYKMTDVSKREEVKALVEFAISEYGKIDVIFNNAGLMPNAPLSELKNSEWDEMIDVNLKGVLNGIEAVLPHFIKQKSGHVISTSSVAGLNTYLGAGVYCATKHGVKALMEVLRKESANEKMNVRTTTLYLGAFRTELATRITNKAIKERIEFLYDTIGADPIIVAEAVKFAIDLPEEVSMNEITLYPTAQL; encoded by the coding sequence ATGGCTGTTAAAAACAAAGTCGTTATTGTTACAGGAGCTTCTTCAGGAATTGGAAGGGCTACTGCGAAATTATTGGGAGAAAGCGGGGCAAAAGTTGTACTTGCCGCAAGAAATGAAGACAAATTACAGCAAGCTGTTGCTGAAATAAAGGAAAAAGGAGGGGAAGCCACTTACAAAATGACAGATGTATCAAAAAGAGAGGAAGTAAAAGCATTGGTTGAATTCGCAATTTCTGAATACGGAAAAATAGATGTTATTTTCAATAATGCTGGATTAATGCCAAATGCACCATTGTCAGAACTAAAAAATAGCGAATGGGACGAAATGATTGATGTGAACTTAAAAGGTGTCTTAAATGGTATAGAAGCTGTACTTCCACATTTTATCAAGCAAAAATCTGGACACGTTATCAGCACATCTTCTGTTGCTGGACTGAACACATATCTTGGAGCAGGAGTTTACTGTGCTACAAAACACGGTGTAAAAGCACTAATGGAAGTACTGAGAAAAGAAAGCGCCAACGAAAAAATGAATGTCCGTACAACAACTCTATACCTAGGAGCATTCAGAACTGAACTTGCAACACGTATCACAAATAAAGCAATTAAGGAAAGAATTGAATTTCTTTACGACACAATTGGAGCAGATCCTATAATAGTTGCCGAAGCTGTAAAATTTGCGATTGATTTGCCAGAAGAAGTTAGCATGAACGAAATCACGCTTTATCCTACTGCACAGTTATAA
- a CDS encoding DKNYY domain-containing protein: MNKKFIKDDKNIYFKGKILEDVDYNTFEVLPNGNGKDKNRSYEYLTKDE, encoded by the coding sequence TTGAATAAAAAATTTATAAAAGATGATAAAAATATTTATTTTAAGGGAAAAATTTTAGAAGATGTTGATTACAATACATTTGAAGTGCTTCCGAATGGAAATGGAAAAGATAAAAATCGAAGTTATGAATATTTGACTAAAGATGAATAA
- the deoC gene encoding deoxyribose-phosphate aldolase — MKINKFIDHTILKATATKEDVKKLCDEAKEYGFYSVCVNGANVEYAYSQVKDSDVKVAAVVGFPLGAMATDVKVFEAKKAIEDGASEIDMVINVGALKDKDYDLVENEIRKIKEAIGSNVLKVIIETCYLTDDEKVKACELSVNAKADFVKTSTGFGTGGATFEDVELMKKNVGDKAEVKASGGVKDLETAKKYIELGATRLGTSSGIAIVTGLESEKAGY; from the coding sequence ATGAAAATAAACAAATTTATTGATCATACAATTTTGAAAGCAACAGCTACAAAGGAAGATGTAAAAAAATTATGCGATGAAGCGAAAGAATATGGATTTTATTCAGTTTGTGTAAATGGGGCGAATGTTGAATATGCTTATAGTCAAGTTAAGGATAGCGATGTGAAAGTTGCGGCGGTAGTTGGATTTCCTTTGGGAGCGATGGCAACTGATGTGAAGGTGTTTGAAGCGAAAAAGGCTATTGAAGACGGAGCTTCGGAAATTGATATGGTTATTAATGTTGGTGCATTGAAGGACAAGGACTATGATTTAGTGGAAAACGAAATTAGAAAAATAAAAGAGGCAATTGGAAGCAATGTTCTGAAAGTTATAATCGAAACTTGCTATTTGACTGACGATGAAAAAGTGAAAGCATGTGAATTATCAGTTAATGCAAAGGCAGATTTTGTAAAAACTTCGACAGGATTTGGAACAGGAGGAGCTACATTTGAAGATGTAGAGCTTATGAAAAAAAATGTTGGAGATAAAGCAGAAGTTAAGGCAAGTGGTGGAGTGAAAGACCTTGAAACTGCAAAAAAATATATTGAATTAGGAGCAACAAGACTGGGAACAAGTTCAGGAATCGCTATTGTAACAGGACTGGAAAGTGAAAAGGCTGGCTATTAA